The Pseudomonas sp. B21-023 genomic interval GAATGCACCAGCTTGTCCTCCAGCGCCTGGGTCTCGGTGAGGTCCTCGACCAGCAGCACCAGGCCGCTGTTGCCCGGGGCCAGCGGCTCGTCGATGGCCGCCTTGTGCAGGTTCAGCCAGCGCGGCTGGCCATCGAGGACCAGGCGCTGCTTGTGCAGATGTTCGTCGGGCACGTTGATGAAGCCTTGCAGCAGGCCGCGCCAGGGTTCGGCGATGGTCACCAGGCGTGAGCCGACCACATGCTTGGCGGCGATGCCGGTGAGCTCCTCCATCGCCTTGTTCCACATCAGGATCTCCTGGTCCTTGGCCAGCGAGCACACGCCCATGGGCAGTTCCTGCAGGGTCTGGCGGTGATAACGGCGCAGGGCGTCGAGCTCGGCGGCAAGGCCGGTCAGGCGCGAGTGATAGTCCTCGAGGCGGCTCTCGATAAAGTGGATGTCCTCGGTGACGTAGTTCTCGTTGCCGGACTTGTACGGCAGGAAGGTCTCGACCATGTCCTGCGCCACGCTCGGCCCCATCAGGCCGGACAGGTTGGCCTCGATGCGGTCGCGCAGGCGCCGCAGGGCATAGGGGCGGCGCTCGTCGAAGGGCAGGTAGAGGTCGCGCAGGGCCTGCTCCACCTCTTTTTGCGCAGCCTTGGCGCCCAGCGGCTTGGCCAGCTGGGTGGCGAACTCCTGGGGCGAGGCGGCATGCAGTTCGCGGCGTTGCGGGCGACGCACGTTGTCCACCGCGCAGGCCTCGGCGGCGCTGACCTCTTCGCTGCTGGCATTGGTGAACAGCGAAATCAGGGTGAACAGCAGGACGTTGGCCGCAAGCGAGGCGATGGCCGCCATGTGCCAGCTGGTGTCGTCCAGCACGTAGATCATGTCCAGCAACGGGATGTAGAAGCCCTGCAGGTTGCCCAGCAGCGGCAGCAGCATGGTCACCATCCACACCAGCATGCCGGCCAGCAGGCCGGCGATGAACCCTCGTCGGTTGGCGGTCGGCCAGTACAGCACCGAAAGCACCCCGGGCAGGAACTGCAAAGTGGCGACGAAGGCGACGATGCCCAGGTTGGCCAGGCTCTGGTGGTTGTTCTGGGTGAGGTAGAAGACGAAGCCGGCGGTGATGATGGCGACGATCAGCGCCCGGCGCGTCCACTTCAGCCAGCGGTAGATATTGCCTTCGGCCGGCGGCTGGTACAGCGGCAGCACCAGGTGGTTCAAGGCCATGCCCGACAGCGCCAGGGTGGTGACGATGATCAGCCCGCTGGCGGCCGACAAGCCACCGACATAGGCCAGCAGCGCCAGCGCTTCGTTGTTGGCGGCGATGCCCAGGCCCAGGGTGAAGTACTCGGGGTTGGTGCTGGCGCCCAGGCGCAGGCCGGCCCACAGCACCAGCGGCACGGCCAGGCTCATCAGCAGCAGGAACAGCGGCAGGCCCCAGCTGGCGCTGACCAGCGAGCGCGGGCTGAGGTTTTCGGTGAAGGCCATGTGGTACATGTGCGGCATGACGATCGCCGAGGCGAAGAACACCAGCAGCAGGGTGCGCCAGGGGCCTTCCTGCAGCGGGGTGTGCAGGGCGGCGAGGGCGGTCTGGTTCTGCAGCAGCCAGACCTCCAGCCCATGCGGGCCACCGAACACGCCGTACAGCGCATAAAGGCCGATACCGCCCAGCGCCAACAGCTTGATCACCGATTCGAAGGCGATGGCGAACACCAGGCCTTCGTGCTTTTCGCGGGTGGCGATATGGCGTGAGCCGAAGAAGATGGTGAACAGGATGATCAGCACGCAGAAGGCAAACGCCACCCGCGCCTTGACCGGCTCGCCGGTGAGGATGCTGATCGAATCGGCTACGGCCTGGATCTGCAGGGCCAGCAAGGGCAGCACGCCGATCAGCATGAAGATGGTGGTCAGCGCGCCGGCCCAGGTGCTGCGGAAGCGAAACGCCAGCAGGTCGGCCAGTGAGGAGAGCTGGTAGGTGCGGGTGATCTTGAGGATCGGATAGAGCAGCACCGGGGCCAGCAGGAAGGCCCCGGACACCCCCAGGTAACAGGCAAGGAAGCCGTAGCCATATTGATAGGCCAGGCCGACCGAGCCATAGAAGGCCCAGGCACTGGCGTAGACGCCCAGCGACAAGGTGTAGGTCAGGGGGTGGCGAATGATCGCCCGCGGGATCAGCCCGCGCTCGCTGATCCAGGCCACGCTGAACAGCACCAGCAGGTAGGCGGCGCTGATCAGGATCATCTGGGTCAGGCTAAAGCTCATCGGCATCTCGTTGGCTCTGCAGGATGAAGGTGACGACGATGAGGATCAGCCAGAGCAGGTAGGGACGGTACCAGGCACCGGTCGGCTCGATCCACCAGTCCATGATGGCGGGGGAGAACAGGTAGATCCCCACCACCAGAAGCAGGACCAAACGATAGATGTACATGCTGGCCTCGATGGGTTGGGCGCTGCGGTTTGGACTTATTATTGGCGCAAATGGCTGGGGCGATGCTAGCGGGAATCGGGGCTGTTAGCCAAGGGTTTGAATTTGTTGGGCTTTTGAGCCTGGTTTTGCTTGTTCTGGCCCTATCGCGGGGCAAGCCCGCACTCGCGATAGGGCCGCTACTGCCTCAGCGCAAATCAGCCTCGGGCACCGTCATCTGCCGCGCAATGTGCTCCGGCCGCCACTGCTGGCGCGCCACCGCCAGCACCTCGGCCGGGCTGGCCCCCGCCAGTGCCGGATCGGTCTGCTGCCCCAATGCCCGCAGGGCTCGCAACAGCAACGGCGTCGCCTGGTCGGCCTCTAGCGGCGGCGAGCGATACGACTTGCCCAGCTTGTGCCCGTCGGGCTGCACGATCAACGGAATGTGCAGGTAACGCGGCTGCGAGAACCCCAGCAGCTCCTGCAGGTACAGCTGGCGGGGCGTGTTGTCCAGCAGGTCGGCGCCGCGCACGATGTCGGTAACGCCCTGCCACGCATCGTCCAGTACCACCGCCAATTGGTAGGCATAGAGCCCGTCACGGCGCTGGATGACGAAGTCGCCCACCTCGCGTCCCAGGTGCTGTTCGAAGCTACCCTGGACGCGATCCGTGAAGCGGTAGATCAGTTCCGGCACGCGCAGGCGAATGGCCGCGCCTTGCCGGGGATGCCCGGCGTTACGGCAAAAACCTGGATAGATACCATCGTATCCTTCCAGTTGCTTGCGCGAGCAGGTGCAGGCATAGGCCAGGCCCATGCTGAACAAACGGTCGACCACGGCGGCATAGGCCTCGTGGCGCTGGCTCTGGAACACTACTTCGCCGTCCCACTCCAGGCCGTAGCGCTCCAGGGTCTGCAGGATCGCATCGCGTGCCCCAGGCATTTCCCGGGGCGGGTCGGTGTCTTCCATGCGCAGCAACCAGCGGCCATCGACCGCGCGGGCGTCGAGCCAGGAGGCGAGGGCGGCCACCAGCGAGCCGAAGTGCAGAAAGCCGCTGGGGGTGGGGGCGAAGCGGCCGATGTAGCGGGAGTCATTCATGGATTGCACAGCTATATAAATGAAGACGGGGCGTACCGAT includes:
- a CDS encoding sensor histidine kinase, which encodes MPMSFSLTQMILISAAYLLVLFSVAWISERGLIPRAIIRHPLTYTLSLGVYASAWAFYGSVGLAYQYGYGFLACYLGVSGAFLLAPVLLYPILKITRTYQLSSLADLLAFRFRSTWAGALTTIFMLIGVLPLLALQIQAVADSISILTGEPVKARVAFAFCVLIILFTIFFGSRHIATREKHEGLVFAIAFESVIKLLALGGIGLYALYGVFGGPHGLEVWLLQNQTALAALHTPLQEGPWRTLLLVFFASAIVMPHMYHMAFTENLSPRSLVSASWGLPLFLLLMSLAVPLVLWAGLRLGASTNPEYFTLGLGIAANNEALALLAYVGGLSAASGLIIVTTLALSGMALNHLVLPLYQPPAEGNIYRWLKWTRRALIVAIITAGFVFYLTQNNHQSLANLGIVAFVATLQFLPGVLSVLYWPTANRRGFIAGLLAGMLVWMVTMLLPLLGNLQGFYIPLLDMIYVLDDTSWHMAAIASLAANVLLFTLISLFTNASSEEVSAAEACAVDNVRRPQRRELHAASPQEFATQLAKPLGAKAAQKEVEQALRDLYLPFDERRPYALRRLRDRIEANLSGLMGPSVAQDMVETFLPYKSGNENYVTEDIHFIESRLEDYHSRLTGLAAELDALRRYHRQTLQELPMGVCSLAKDQEILMWNKAMEELTGIAAKHVVGSRLVTIAEPWRGLLQGFINVPDEHLHKQRLVLDGQPRWLNLHKAAIDEPLAPGNSGLVLLVEDLTETQALEDKLVHSERLASIGRLAAGVAHEIGNPITGIACLAQNLREEREGDGEIIELSSQILEQTKRVSRIVQSLMSFAHAGGSQQNSEEPVCLAEVAQDAIGLLALNRRNFEVQFFNLCDPQHWVEGDPQRLAQVLINLLSNARDASPPGSAVRVRSEINEHTVDLVVEDEGSGIPKSIMDRLFEPFFTTKDPGEGTGLGLALVYSIVEEHYGQITIDSPADIERQRGTRIRVTLPRHVVATSPEIRDRREN
- the gluQRS gene encoding tRNA glutamyl-Q(34) synthetase GluQRS translates to MNDSRYIGRFAPTPSGFLHFGSLVAALASWLDARAVDGRWLLRMEDTDPPREMPGARDAILQTLERYGLEWDGEVVFQSQRHEAYAAVVDRLFSMGLAYACTCSRKQLEGYDGIYPGFCRNAGHPRQGAAIRLRVPELIYRFTDRVQGSFEQHLGREVGDFVIQRRDGLYAYQLAVVLDDAWQGVTDIVRGADLLDNTPRQLYLQELLGFSQPRYLHIPLIVQPDGHKLGKSYRSPPLEADQATPLLLRALRALGQQTDPALAGASPAEVLAVARQQWRPEHIARQMTVPEADLR